ATGAATTCAATCCAATCGTGTACTGACCTCAGTTCGCATgcgtaattataaaattaaactgCCTTAAAAACAAAGTTCTATCTCTACTTGCGCTATCTTTCTAACGTGCACCTAAATTACAAGTCGCAATAAACAACTGACTCACGGAAATACagatactatttatttattgttatataatAGTCACTTTTAAgattaatatttttacattatatattatgcGAGTTATACTCTTTGAGGCCTCTTAATCGATGAAGATGTTTGAAGATATTAATGTATATTTTCCTTTCGTGTGGTTCACGGTAAGTCAGTAGTCAAGCAACAGCCTACCCTACACTACTGCTACAGATATGGTAAGATTGGTAAGATATAGAATAACTACCGTCGTCATTGCTATAGACGTCCTGCACGCGACTCTCTCCGCCGCTTATATTCGCTATCTCACCTTTCTGCTTCTTAGCTTTAattaacaacaaacaacaattaCAGTCAACATACAATAAtcatgatttctttacattctAACACGATGAACTCAGCTCACATCGTGAGCCGAACATCCATAGTTAAACATGTAAACACATCTTACATCAACTAACTTGATGATCATGATCATAACGCGTAGGTAATTGTTTGAAAGTTAAAACTAACTTCACGAGcattatgataaaaataactGAGCAGTCAAACAAGAATATTATCTGTCGAATTAAATCGAACCCCTTAACCGTACAATCACAGATACACAGAAATCACCATGTGTAAATTAACCCTTTACCAAAAGTAACCAACAGGAATATAATGTTGACATGATGCAGACAGCGTTGCAATGTCTTGAAAGTCGATGACGCCACTACTACTTCGCGGGCGATGCATCGCTGCTACACATCAGCCAATCAAAATCAAGCATCGGATACTGTTTGGTTGTATCTACAATTAACATAAACGTTGAAAGAAATCTCAAAGTTAACTTACAAGTACAGTTATTCGACGGGGTCGTCAGAAAGTTAaattcgtacatacatacatacataggtataatatacatacatactatcATATCGTTGAAGTTTAACGGATTTCACTCCCAAAAAAGCCACCCGGCAATCAAACAAACGCGATTATACAGTGACAAATAATCACTGATGTTTGGTCAACTCACCATTGTTAGCTGTCTTCGCTGTTTTCTCATCTACAGGATTGTAAGAGAGCCCATAGAAGGGATCCTCAGATCCAAATAGCTGTAAAGGCCCAAACAATGTACAAATTAGAAAAAGAAAGGAAACGGTCGCTGCAAATACCAACTAAGTAACGTGTAACGTTACTACTCGTAATGTTTACCATGTCACGTTACACAATTTTGGATGTTTTACTAATCAAAAAATACAGGGTCAAAAATATTTGGACCTCAATCTGAAAAATAAAGTCCTGTTCAGTtctattaaaaattttgaagaaTCCTCTGATTGTAATTTATATTCGGTGACATCTACTATGGATAACCATTACAATAATCCTTTATAAATCTTATATTACATAATCGTGTGATGGATGTTGTCGAGAAGGAATGTGAGACATCATGGAAAGTCCAATCGCTGGTTCGTCAGTCTATGGACAATGCAGAAatcagtattatttttatatttaatcaatTATTCAAGTTCCTCAGAGTGCAGATTTAAAAATCCCGCCCCTCGTATCGAGCAAACAGAAATTACGCAGTTTGTTTGGTACAAAGCAGTACCTATCGATAAATTGTGTTATATCACCAGTAGTTCATATTACGCATTGTTGGTTGTATGTGTGAGTGGCCAgacggcggcgcgcggcggcgtgtGGCCCCGCACGCTCTCTCAACACGTTGCCTGCAACGTGACTCGGTGGGCGCAGGGGTGCCAACCTCACTGCTATACCGTCAATGTTTACATCGGCTTTGCGTTCGTGTGCGTGTCGCGGCTGTCAATACCGGTCTCCGACAACCGCACCACTCTCAAACGCTATAGAAGGGGCAGTTTTAACCTTTTAACACGCACTACGCTGTGAggaaaattttgaaataaatgttaTTGCGAACTTAATTTCCTTAATTTTCTTGGAGCAACGACCCAaaatagttgatatcaagcacTGAGATGTGTTTTAGCGGTACTAACCGctagaaaaggaaaaatagaaCGCACCTAAAGAGTGGTGTAATAATACACATAGGTTGTGAAATATAGGAATAAGTAAATaggaaatgaataaataaatatctgctGCGTAGAAAGTTGTCCCAAGTCCAAGATCACTGTAATACCGGTGTAGTATGGAACGCGAGTCATTTAACTCCTAAAATTAAATGTCAACATTAAACCACTGAACTTCGAGTTGGCGTGAGGATCATAATAAATTGACTTTAAAATCTTTatgatgaaggaaaacacccTGAGAAAACCTTAAGcttgagaaaaaaatatgtatttttggtGGTACATATACATTTTGCGATTGGCCTGGTTATCTCTCCGGGTTCAAAAGTCAGTCAATCAGAGAAAGAAAATGGAGCccgaaataaaataatgataagCCTAGGGGATGATGTTAGGGAAATGTTGAAAGTATACTTACGCCCATTAAAGTATTCGTGTCGAGAGCATACGCATCGCTCCGAAGCATCTCCCTCAATGAGTCAAGGTCTGTTTGCATTGAGTCTAAGTGATCATCGATGTCTCCCCTGAAACATTCATCATtgaaaataaagtaacaaataGAATTAGGGGTTTCAtcacttataaaattattagttatatttgttatattacaGTGGAATACAGCTATATGAACCTATATAAGTATGTTTTCgtagtaaaatataattatagtatcTTGTTGATTACAACATGATTACAAATCTAAATCGTATTTTTACCTACTACTACTATGTGCACTATATTATAGTGCTAGAATATGAAATCTGTCTAAAATTAGTGTACAATTAACATTAGGAGAGAGTTATGGCGTTTATTAGCTGCGTTCGGAATGGGCTGGCAGTAGTTAGTTTTGCCGGCGAGCCAAGAAACACAAggtaactctgaatcatccttctgtACACAAGAGTTCAACTGAGGTCAAAGTCAAGGCAATCCCATTATATACCATACGTCTTTAGAATGTTGAAAATTATTTGCATGTACCAAATAAATACgtctaaataattatgtaaccatTGGATGATCATACAAATCATCTCATTCCAATTGTCATTACTATtataaatcttaattaaaaagtaattcaaCAATGTTGGTCTATTATAGATACTTATCGACTTTTTTcaatatatgtacatattatgATCAAGCAGTAACAATTAATGAATGCATTTCCCTAggcatataattatgtattaatagatatacttagataccaataaatatttttaataggcCACAACTTTAATAACTTAGCTTAATATCATTATAAGACGTACTTGTTGTTATTAGTTCCAAATAGAGAAGAGTATTCCTCTCGATTTTTGCCGATGTTACTCCTATTCctgaatattaaaatataccatGTCATACACAAATAATAAACTGCATTTATATTGCTGCATTGCAACTGTCACCTCATGAGAAGGTAATAATTACAaagacaataaaattataagatTGTAGTagccttttttatatttaaggaATATAGGAAGACATTCTCATTAATGTGATATAATATCAGCTAGCCAAATCAATTTACTTACACTGACGGGTATCTATTGACGCCAGGATTGTTGTTAACTGTGGCCAAAGTCATATTGTTCCAATCCAGATCATCCTGAAGTTCGGTCTTAATGTCCTCCAGGTTCAGATTGGTTGTATTGTCTTTCTGTGTTTTCTTTGATTTCTTTGACTTGTTGCTTGGGTTAGGTTTCTCCAACTTTATATTGATACCACCAAGCATTTTGTCCTTTGTGGCAGCCAAAAGAGCTTCAGAGCCTAGGACATCCTGCAGCAGTGTGTCGTCGGAAGCCGCCACTCCAGCATCGCTCACTGAGTCATCGCTAGCGAATATTTCAGCTGGAAGCCTCAGATCAGCTGATGGCGTAAAGTTGCTTGGTGATAGCAGATTTCTTACACCTTGTGGTACTTTGTTGACATTGTTCCGCGCCTTAGATCTCGAGGGTCCAGGAGACATGGAGACCACATTCGTGATCACCGGCTGATCAATCGGCGACGTAGGCATTGCTATGTTAGGAGAAGGTGAGGCGACCATTGGTACCTCTACCTCAATAGTGCGCAACAAACCATTATTATTGGCTGAGTAAACGGGATATTTCTGTCTCGTGCCATCTgcaattatgtaattaaaattaaaaatagtctATATTAATTTTTCCAAAAGAGAGAAAATAACATATCAACACTGTTTACCTGCTTCTGCATCATCTCCATCCTCCATGGTAACATGGTACTGTAGGGATGATGAGGGATCAACAGGACTATGACCAGCTCCAGAATTTGATCCTGGAGATATATTGTTCATGAAAGTTGCAGCATTGACCGAATCTTGAGATACTTCATTGTGCATCAGGTCATCATGAGCCAATTCATGGATAGTAGGTCCATCCtcctggaaaaaataaattattacgatATCTTGACAAAACTTGATACATTCAGTCATTTCAAAATGGGCTGTGCAACTTACTAAGTTATCCTCATTTAATTCTTCCAACAGATCTTTGTCCAATTTTACATTCTTCAATCTGCCTGGATATTGGTCTCCTGCATTATGAGCTGCATTGTTAATCATCAACTGGTATGGCCTCTTCACTCCAACATTGTTGACATTAGGATTTGGAGGCCTTGCTGGTTGTACCAAAGACATCAAGAATTGGATGAgctgaaataaaaattatgacgTGAGCACTATTAGccaaatgtcaaaataaattgtaataaatacttacattattaaCAATCTGCTGCTGTTTGATGTGCTTCTGCCGCAGGATGGCGACTTCCCTCCACAGAGCCTCATTCTCTTGCTTCATGGCGCTAAACTTAGCGTCAAGACTTTCCTGTTTACCTTTCATCTGCTTCACATCTGCTAGTACTTTATTCATCAACTCGGGTTTCAACAGAATTTTCTCACCACTTTCGTTACTTGTTACAATTGATTTTGGATTAGCAATCTTCCTTTTAATGTGCTCCAATAGATAGGCATGTCCTCTCATAAAACATGGATGGGAAAATTCAATTTCATCTTTCTCATATCTTAAACCACCATTTTCAACTGAAGTGATCTTGTGAAAGCCATACATGTTCAACTGCCGAATAAAGCTTGCCATATTGTTGTGTTTATAATATAAAGGTAATAGTTCTCTTGCAAAATCTGCTTGGTTCTTTATCACAAATGTTTTCCCTCCCTGAAAACACAGTAGTAATCTCACAATAACATTGattttcaaatctatacttGATAGCAAGATTTTCAAAATGATGTGAGATGCCAATAATAAGCAGGCTAACACAACTTAATTTTTACCATAATACTGATTTAATTGGAAGTTTTTTGTTGCCAATTAGTTCTCATGACCTTGTGAAACCCATACCAATTTTTTAAGTTGTTGATCAATCAAAACTAATTAAGTTTCGTTTTTTATTGATTGTTCCCAAAACTcttccataaaaaaataaaaatttcgttttttgatAGGCtgtaattcaaaatatatttttcattttctcttAATATGCTTAACTTATAAGATTCATTtctgtaattataatttataaaaaaaatattcttttgaaATCAATTATGTACATGTTTACCCACATAGATACACAAAGTTCAACTAACAGCAAAAATAAAGAGATGGGTAATATTAAAAACTCTATATTTTatcggcagtgagacgtggccgcttactatgggtctcgtgaggaggctcggtgtcgctcagcgggcaatggagagagctatgctcggtatttccctgctggatcgaatcagaaatgaggagatccgcaggagaactaaagtcaccgacatagctcggagaattgcaaagctgaagtggcagtgggcaggacacatagcgaggagaaccgatggccgatggggcggaaaggttctggagtggcgaccacgtgtcggacgacgctcagtgggtaggcccgctacaaggtggaccgacgatctggtgaaggtcgcgggaagccgctggatgcgggcagcgcaggaccgatcgtcgtggagatccttgggggaggcctatgcccagcagtgggcgtcatacggctgatgatgatgatgatgattgtatttaaaatataatttgagtATACCAagaactatatttatttatttgcttgaaGGTTGTAAaccccagatgccttttaaaatccaaatcgcattgtttaactattgcatCGGGAAATAAGGGCTTTGCAAGATTAGGCTtaaatacaacatacataataaattGCTTCCAATAGGATATATACTTATAAGATACTTAGGTATATTGTAATAAGCATACATGATATAAAATCAATGACCTAGCTCAATACAAAACACTTGTCCTATGAGGAATCAATGGTGTGCCAAGGCCTTGAAGAATCAATCAATATAATCTAGAAATGTTAGTACATGTAGGCACAtaacagtaggtaggtacatcaaGAATGTGAATTCACTTTTTCTTATGATTCAACATATCTATGTGAAAGTCTACAATTTGGTTTCTAAACCAAAAATTTGTAAAAGGTAATCAATAACGAACATTGTTAAACCAATGGAAAGTTTTGTTCATAATCAAAATACATCAGCACCATAGCAACAACATACTGAACCTATCCTCCAACATCAGATTTACTTTTACTAATTTAATATGCCTACTTATATGAATTATAGTATATTGCGCAAAAGGCAAATAGTccaataataacaatacaagAGTTCATGATGATCCATGTGCAGTATATAAGTAGCATACGACTATGTTACTAAATCCGTGTCAACAGCCGTGAGCCGTAAGCATGGTATAAAACGTGACCatgttaactatttatttatcaagtttcacaGATGGTATCAAACCGAGACTTTTTAGGTTGTTTTGATTTCTACTTTATGCCAATTCTAGAATATCGTCTCACACGCAACTAAATACcaattttgcaataaaattacaaaaacaaacgagttaaaaatacttacaggACTCCAAGAAATCAAATTATTGGTTTCAGAATCATTGACCAATTTCCACAGTTTTCCCAAAAAGGCAGGGACTGTAGCCCCTATTTCCACTACTGACCGCATTTTGTAAAATCGAATATGTACAATTCACACTACAAATCTCAGTAATTTCCAAGTTTCAAGAGATATTTCACAAAAATCTGTAGTACTATTCACAATTCGCCATTAAACACAAACACATTCACAAATTGTGACGTATACGAGCAGCCGCCACAAACAACACGCACACATGCAAAGCTTCTGCCAACATAAGAATTGATTGTCGCGTTCATAAAACGATATTTTTTATGTTcactgttttattattatttaattttaaaaaaactattatttaaataattaccatTGAAGACAGGTAGGTATTCTACCCAGTATTTTAATAATTGGTAATTTCCCatttttaactatttatttacgCTCCCTAGTGTACATCTGTATATAAATGGGCAGTCTaccgattttgtttttttaatagggAATTTTCCCAGACTACTGGATAGCAAACTGGATAGATTTACAACATATCTAAAAAAACGAGCTatcaaaagataaaataaaaaaacagattCAACTCTAACAAACTCTAAATTTTCCATAGATTATTTTTACAATGAATGAGACTTTTTTCTATCTTTGTTATTTATTGGTCTTGCATGTATTCAAGAAAGAGACAAATGCTTTTGAATGGTTTCAaaaacattcattcattttcttTTCATTCATTTCTACCGTTTAATCTGCATAGAACGAATTTTGTCAATAGGCGCCAtattgtttaatgatatatGACAATTGTAATGGCCTGTGATTCGTTAGCGGTGACGGCCATCTTTAACGGCCATTTATATCGGCCGGCCTGTCAAAAATTCGACTGAAACTGTGTGATCGAGTGAAATGTATTTGTGCCTATCCTCTCCACTTTATCTTGTAATACAAAGCCCAGTGAATCTTCTCGCATGCCTTTTCTTTCGTAGAAAATATATCTCGAGTACTGTGTTTGTACAAGTTCGTGGCAGTAAAAAGTTTTAGTAAGTAGTTGAACTCAAAAACTaagttaatttaaaagataCACTAAAAAGTGAACTTTCGGAGCTCTTTGTGTATAAATCGCATATCAAAGAAGAGTTTGCCTCCGATCCTTGCTTTgcacaaaaaatattgtaatttttttttaaaaatatgtcATTTAATAACTAATATCTCACATTTTTTAATCCTACGAAACAAACTCTAACTTAAAAAGTGGTTATTAGGTGTTGTTTCCGGGTTCAGTATTATTTTCTACAGATTTCACGTTTATCTGGGACtttgaaataggtaattacttgTTCCGAAGTCACCGGATCCTGGTAATAAGACCCTATCTTTTAAACATCCCGCTCCTGTAGATTACGCCGCCTGAAGCGTAGTCACTTTGCGAagtgaaattaaattattttaaaaaatcaacTGTCATGTATCATTAGACCAATCAAACTAAACGTTCGTACTAAAGACGTTCGTCTGATACGTAGTATCCGTAGTATCTCTTATTAATCTGTAGTCTGTATTTCATTTACGGACCGAATATTTATTAGtgtttttcaatttttactgcaGTCATTTTATTACTAAACTGTAGACGTAATAATCGTTTTATTGAGATAAGTGAGTCTTGTCTTCTTAGGACGCAGATATTCGACCGGAGATGGAGgtaacataaaatttatttgaTATATCAACATCATCTTCAATGATTTTGCATGTTTGTCGAATGTTACATATTCATCGTGGTTTTATTTCAGATTGAAATTATAAATGCATCTGGTTCTAAACCACTGGGGAAAATTCAACTTACTGAAAACAATTCGATTAAAGATGTTAAAGTTAAGATACATCAGAAAATCAACAAATCGTTATATCCCGACCGGCAAGCTATTAAGTTAGAGGCTAAGGGGAAAACACTTAAAGATGAAGACTCATTGAAGTCCCTGAATCTCCAGAGCGGTGCCGTGTTGTATGTGAAAGATCTCGGTCCCCAGATTTCATGGAAGAATGTATTTTTAGCTGAGTATGCTGGACCATTGTTTGTGTACTTATGGGTTTACCAGCGGCCATGGATCATCTATGGACCACAGAACACGTCTCCGGGAGCTATTGCCACGTAAGTCATAGCAATACCATGAAtttcttgttattttaaatagaaTTGCTAACTGGTAATAACCATGGATATTTTCACAGGGTAGCAGCAGTTTGTTGGTCAGGTCACTATGCTAAGCGCCTTCTAGAAACGTTATTTGTCCACCGATTTTCTCATGGCACAATGCCTCTACGCAACTTGTTCAGGAACTGTGCATACTACTGGTTGTTCACTCTCTATGTTGCGTACCACATCAACCATCCACTCTACACTGCTCCATGTAATACCTGCTTCTACGTGGGTCTTGCCGGTTTTATCGTAAGTGTTTCGTAATTACTTGCATCATTATGTCCTTAATTCATTACATGGACATAAGTTCTTAAATTAAATGTGATATTCATTATGGATGGAAGTTAAAAATGTTGACCTTTATACCTATACTAAATACAAAAACCTATTTACAGTACAATTTTTCTACTGTACATATCAATAAAAAACATACTAAATATAGTACAAATCATGGCTCATAAAGTATGTGTATGGTAGGTTTGTTAACATGACTTCGACCTTGTATTAAACAAAGTCCAATGAATTGGTATTAGTTATGAAGTAAATGGCAGTGGTTTTATAATGAATAAGCAAAATTAATATTTCTACTTGTATCTTAGACATTATTTTATGCTTATGCTTTGGCATGCtacttcaaattaaaataattaggttCATCATTTGGAAAATGGAACTAGTGGATACCTACTATAGGTACTTGTAACTTCATTATTAAATAATGATTGTTAATTATAGTCTATTTGTAATTCCAGTTCTGTGAATTGGGTAACTTGAGCATCCACATTCTGCTGAAGAACCTGCGTCCGCCAGGCACTAAGGTCCGCAAGATTCCCGTCCCTGATGGCAACCCCTTCTCCCGGCTCTTCAACTTTGTCTCCTGCCCCAACTATACTTACGAATTTGGATCTTGGCTCTTCTTTACCATCATGACCAAATGCGCCCCAGGTAAGTTGTTTTCTTACACAATTTCTGcagtatttaaaatatattaataaatattgtggtaataataatatttcattgaATGGGAGTAAATATGTTTATAGAATTTtccttttctttaaaaaagttataaagCTTAAAATCATTGTtaaagtaggtaatataattattcttCCAAGTAAGGAGCACTGATAAATATTCCAATGTCATGCTTTTGAATAACCCTCGTGAACTGAACATACTTGTAATTTACATAGGTATTTAATGCAAATGCATGCTTTGTGTTGATTAAATTATGATTTTACCCGAATTTAAAATACCTAGTTAGAACTCTGGTGTAACAGTATGTGTATGTAACAATacagcaataaaattaaaaaaaaattagtcaTGAAAAATATAAAGTGTATGTTGTTCAAGTTTCAAATTCGCGTGAAATCGAGACATTAGCCCTGTGCGTGATTCGTGATATGTAGATGCGTGCCGTTCTTACGTTTCTAGTCCCACCTCGCCACCTGTACAAAGCATCATTGCGGAAATTTATTGGAACACGAGATTAAACGTGAATCAACATTCGGTTGATTATTATTTGTATCACTGGACTATATATGAAATCCCGAAATTTTGGAAGGCGAAACTTACACGTATGTGGCTCTTGTACtacataaaatgttatttactttttcaGCGGGCCTGTTCGCCGCAGCTGGCTTCTACCAGATGGCGGTATGGGCAATCGGCAAGCACAGGAACTACAAGAAGGAATTCCCCGATTACCCCAAAGGTCGCAAGGCAATCATTCCTTTCATTCTCTAAATGATTTAAGCGTTAAGCTTAACAAAGAAAGTGTAAACATTATACTTACTCTTGGGGCAATAAATGTTTTGTAAGTTCAACTATTTACTAATGGGTTAGTCATAAATTCGCGACCTATAATATAGGTATGTTGGGtcatttctatttattaacaAATTATCTTAGATTTTCTATTATGAGCtataattttaattgaattaGATTATTTAAGACTGGGATAGTGGGATTAGGTGTTGGATTATCTTTTTATATGTATTAGAATGAATGTTGTGTGGTGTTACTTATCGTTGTATTCAGCTCTTTCGCTTACAATCGACTTATTGTGTTCATATTAGTTACGCTATACATTGTATGTAAGACTTAGCAGAACTCATATTTCTAGGTTCCGACTTTTGATTAATGCCGtactttaatgatttttgttatcaaaaggatgcagttatttttataatttcttaATAATAAGTTGCAGTCGACCCTATCTATTGCATttacgttaaataaaatattttcttaaaaatatgaTACTATTTTATTAGATCGTTCTGCGGGTCTATGTGAACAAGGTTAGACAATGTCGGGAGCGGTTATTTAATGGATGGGTGACTGTTTTGTAGTTTTTGGTTTAGTCAGTGCTTCCGAGGCCGCGTATTATGTAGCTACCTAGCATGCACGGTTATGGTGTAGGTGAGTTTCTGTACGTAGAATCTCAACCCGCCATAATccacaatggagcagcgtgacTAAGTTCTTCAACACCGGTTGATTAAGGAGAGATCTGTGCCCATGCTATGTTTTTTTAACTGTTCAGTGGTGTCTATTCGGATGGACtttacctaattttagtttgacagctcataAATTAGCGCAGTCCTTCACTAACAATACGTGCAAAAAAGAGATGGatctagttttagtcctgtcataTTAAGGATATCAGAACTTATAGAAAAATACCCGATCTCTTCAtaactttttattctaaattagcTCCGGTTTTATCCGAAATCCCAAAATATACAATCAATATATCCATTATgaatgtaagtaatatttattgcCCCTCCGTATGGTCTTCCTTAGTAGGGCGCTGATGTCGAAATTCAGTAGGAGGATGCGGTGGTTCTTCCATACATCGAATTTTGTCCAGAAGACGCTCGTTTTCTTCCTTTAGAGAACAAATCACTTGTTCCTTTTGCTGTAACAAAGAGTAGACACTTGGAAAACAGCGGAAAGATTAAAATGGGCTGCATTCACATAGCTCTataattttgtttctttctaaagTAGCCATCCCTCTGAGTAGATGATAACTGATAAAGGGAAGGCATAAATCTCCAGTAGAGACTCCACGAAAGCGGAGATGCGACGAGAAGAGATgagcaggaatcgaccaataaACGCGAAGGATAAATTGACAGAGCACCTTCTTGATATCTCCCATGATGTCATTGGTCAATCCGCTGTTCTGCTCTCCTCTCCGCTTTGGTTAAACCCATCCTTATGGCAGAGAGCAGAGAAAATACTGTAGACAAGCTCCTCTACCTGATACTTCTGGTTGAACTTCTCGTCCAATTTCTCCCGGTCTTCGGTCACGTGTTTCAACTTAGCCCTGGCGGTCGAGGGTGGCACGTAGCGCGCAGACAGACCTAGGATCGATTCCATTTGGAAACAGCGCGTGCGCGTCGACTTGAGCTCTGTGCGCAAGTTGTTAATCTCCGACAGAAGGGTGCAGTTTTCCTGGAATTTATCAGATCATTAAATTAGTCAAAAGACGAAGGGTCTTGTTTTAAATCCAGACTAGCAGAATAACGAGATGTTGTGCTGCTTCTTTTGaaagttgtttttcttttatcgtTCCAAAGACTGTAACGTTTTTCATTCACCAAAGATGATAAAATAGTtgaaattttcataatttacttTCTGATCCGTGGATGACCATATAAAAGTCACCTAAGGTACAGAACCCGACAGGGTTCGAATCATTATAAAAACTATACTTATACTCGTAGTatgaaaaaagtaaaactactcTACACGACTTGATCTTACATCCATAATTTTGTTGATATCTCCCTTGGAGCCGCTGACAGCCCTCGATAGCTGTAACCTGACTGAGGCCAGCTGCTTCTCCAAATGATCTCGTTGTCGATTGAACTCTCGAATCGCTTCGTCCTCCGCCAAGCGGCTGCGCACAAAATCTATATCCTCGACATATTTGTGGAATAGAGCCTGTAAAGCGGAATGGAGCAAATTAGATCCGCTGATACTGCCTTTCGttactttttcatttatttgggATATCAAAGAACGttattgataattataatgtttttatatacacttacttttacattcaGC
The Pectinophora gossypiella chromosome 2, ilPecGoss1.1, whole genome shotgun sequence genome window above contains:
- the LOC126376464 gene encoding probable very-long-chain enoyl-CoA reductase art-1, with product MEIEIINASGSKPLGKIQLTENNSIKDVKVKIHQKINKSLYPDRQAIKLEAKGKTLKDEDSLKSLNLQSGAVLYVKDLGPQISWKNVFLAEYAGPLFVYLWVYQRPWIIYGPQNTSPGAIATVAAVCWSGHYAKRLLETLFVHRFSHGTMPLRNLFRNCAYYWLFTLYVAYHINHPLYTAPCNTCFYVGLAGFIFCELGNLSIHILLKNLRPPGTKVRKIPVPDGNPFSRLFNFVSCPNYTYEFGSWLFFTIMTKCAPAGLFAAAGFYQMAVWAIGKHRNYKKEFPDYPKGRKAIIPFIL